A genomic region of Methanolacinia paynteri contains the following coding sequences:
- the ftsZ gene encoding cell division protein FtsZ, translating to MKSIVEEALSRANEDAEMIVDRPQDNDEELEEILRSLRTEITVVGCGGGGSNTVTRMAEEGIDGATLLAVNTDAQHLIRTKADKRILIGRQRTKGFGAGSVPQVGEEAALENEEEIRGVLSNSDMVFITAGLGGGTGTGSAPVIANAAREQGALTIAIVTLPFTAEGAIRMENAEAGLERLRDVADTVIVVPNDRLLEVVPRLPLHAAFKVSDEVLMRAVKGITELITQPGLVNLDFADVRTVMERGGVAMIGMGESDSEDKAADSVKKALRSPLLDVDISNASAALVNVVGGPDMTMEEAEGVVQEVYERIDPDARIIWGAQVDPEMHHKMRTMLVVTGVNSPQIYGRGEDSGTQSGQPRREYDIDFLR from the coding sequence ATGAAATCAATTGTTGAAGAAGCGCTCAGCCGAGCAAACGAGGACGCAGAGATGATTGTTGACCGCCCTCAGGATAATGACGAGGAGCTCGAAGAGATCCTCCGCTCTCTAAGGACTGAAATTACTGTCGTGGGATGCGGTGGCGGAGGTTCGAATACCGTTACAAGGATGGCGGAAGAGGGAATCGACGGAGCAACCCTACTCGCCGTAAATACGGATGCCCAGCATCTGATAAGAACAAAGGCCGACAAGAGAATTCTCATCGGAAGACAGCGGACAAAGGGTTTCGGTGCAGGTTCGGTTCCCCAGGTTGGCGAAGAGGCGGCACTTGAAAACGAGGAGGAGATCCGCGGTGTTCTCTCCAACAGCGATATGGTCTTTATCACTGCAGGTCTCGGCGGCGGAACAGGTACCGGGTCTGCACCCGTCATCGCAAACGCCGCACGCGAACAGGGAGCGCTTACAATTGCGATCGTTACACTTCCGTTTACGGCTGAAGGCGCAATCCGTATGGAGAACGCGGAAGCCGGACTCGAGAGGCTTCGCGATGTTGCGGACACCGTGATCGTCGTTCCGAACGACCGCCTGCTTGAAGTCGTACCCCGCCTTCCACTGCACGCGGCCTTCAAAGTATCCGATGAAGTTTTGATGCGTGCCGTCAAAGGTATAACGGAACTTATCACACAGCCGGGGCTCGTCAACCTCGACTTCGCAGATGTCAGGACCGTCATGGAGCGTGGCGGCGTTGCAATGATCGGCATGGGTGAGAGTGACAGTGAGGATAAAGCCGCGGATTCGGTCAAGAAAGCACTCCGTTCTCCGCTCCTGGATGTGGATATATCCAATGCGTCGGCCGCTCTCGTCAATGTCGTCGGAGGTCCGGATATGACGATGGAGGAGGCCGAAGGAGTAGTCCAGGAGGTATACGAGAGGATTGATCCCGATGCGCGTATTATCTGGGGTGCCCAGGTCGATCCGGAGATGCACCACAAGATGCGCACCATGCTCGTCGTAACGGGGGTAAATTCCCCGCAGATCTACGGGCGCGGTGAAGATTCCGGTACACAATCCGGGCAGCCCCGCCGTGAATATGATATTGACTTTCTCAGGTGA
- a CDS encoding protein translocase SEC61 complex subunit gamma → MAFKFDEELFKKYWRVLKLARTPGRDEFQKIALVAAAGILLIGLIGFIIYIIMNPFFS, encoded by the coding sequence ATGGCATTTAAATTCGATGAAGAACTGTTTAAGAAATACTGGCGCGTTCTAAAGCTCGCAAGAACTCCGGGCAGGGACGAGTTCCAGAAGATCGCCCTTGTTGCGGCAGCAGGAATACTATTAATCGGTCTGATTGGTTTCATCATATATATAATCATGAATCCATTCTTCTCGTAA
- a CDS encoding transcription elongation factor Spt5 codes for MTEEAVKNKIYAIKTTAKQERTVVDNIVKALEDHDEINVVAVMAPDELKGYVLVESPDPIARIEQLREMVPNARTVVKGETSFHEVEHFLEPKPVVSGIDEGTIVELIAGPFKGEKAIVKRVDTSKEEITVELYESMVPIPITVRGDNVRVIDKMAED; via the coding sequence ATGACCGAAGAAGCTGTAAAAAACAAGATATATGCGATAAAAACGACCGCAAAACAGGAGCGGACGGTTGTCGACAATATAGTCAAGGCTCTGGAGGACCACGACGAGATCAATGTAGTCGCGGTCATGGCTCCCGACGAGCTCAAGGGATACGTTCTCGTAGAAAGCCCCGATCCAATAGCAAGGATCGAGCAGCTCAGGGAGATGGTTCCGAACGCCCGTACGGTGGTGAAGGGCGAGACCTCCTTCCACGAGGTCGAGCATTTCCTCGAGCCGAAACCGGTAGTCAGCGGAATTGACGAAGGTACGATCGTCGAGCTCATCGCCGGACCGTTCAAGGGCGAGAAGGCGATCGTCAAGCGTGTCGACACCTCCAAAGAGGAGATCACGGTCGAACTCTACGAGAGTATGGTTCCGATCCCGATCACTGTCCGCGGGGACAATGTCCGTGTGATCGACAAGATGGCAGAAGACTAA
- a CDS encoding 50S ribosomal protein L11 encodes MGEVVEVLVPGGKATAGPPLGPALGPLGINVKAVVDEINNKTREFNGMQVPVKVQVDDKKNFTISVGVPPAAALVISECGLEKGSGEPNTNKVGDLPFEAAVRIARMKLDDMLSYDVKNAVKEVVGTCVSVGVTVDGKNPKDMFALIDAGEYDGQLN; translated from the coding sequence ATGGGAGAAGTAGTCGAGGTTTTGGTACCCGGCGGCAAAGCTACAGCCGGTCCCCCCTTGGGACCCGCACTGGGCCCTCTCGGAATCAATGTGAAGGCAGTTGTTGACGAGATCAACAACAAGACCAGGGAATTTAACGGAATGCAGGTTCCTGTTAAAGTTCAGGTCGACGACAAGAAGAACTTCACAATATCCGTGGGTGTCCCACCCGCAGCAGCACTCGTAATCTCGGAGTGCGGACTTGAGAAGGGTTCAGGCGAACCCAACACAAACAAAGTGGGAGACTTGCCGTTTGAAGCTGCTGTTCGCATTGCCCGCATGAAACTGGACGACATGCTTTCATATGATGTCAAAAACGCCGTAAAGGAAGTTGTTGGCACATGTGTAAGCGTCGGAGTCACAGTAGACGGCAAAAATCCGAAGGATATGTTTGCCCTCATCGATGCAGGCGAATACGACGGCCAGCTAAATTGA
- a CDS encoding 50S ribosomal protein L1, with product MVERVQILKAVNEAVEKAPKRNFQESMEISINLKNLDMAQPKNRIDETMILPKGTGKTVKIAVLGKGDITTQAKAASVDLIIGPEEIERLGGEPREARKMAEEYNFFLAETAVMPLVGRYLGTRLGPRGKMPQPVPPGMDVGPIVERLRNSVKFRTKDKMTFHVRVGSTGMSPEDVAENIDAIMKKVESSLASGSMNVRSVYVKTSMGPAVRLI from the coding sequence TTGGTAGAAAGGGTCCAGATTCTTAAGGCCGTAAACGAGGCCGTAGAGAAGGCGCCAAAGAGGAATTTTCAGGAGAGTATGGAGATATCCATCAACCTGAAGAATCTCGATATGGCGCAACCGAAAAACCGTATTGATGAGACAATGATTCTGCCTAAGGGAACAGGCAAGACTGTAAAGATTGCCGTTCTCGGAAAAGGAGATATCACCACTCAGGCAAAGGCTGCAAGTGTAGATCTCATCATTGGACCAGAAGAGATAGAGCGTCTCGGCGGCGAGCCGCGTGAAGCAAGGAAAATGGCTGAAGAGTACAACTTCTTCCTTGCAGAAACAGCAGTAATGCCGCTTGTAGGACGTTATCTCGGTACAAGACTTGGTCCCCGCGGTAAAATGCCACAGCCCGTCCCCCCGGGAATGGATGTCGGACCAATCGTTGAGCGTCTTCGCAATTCTGTCAAATTCCGTACAAAGGACAAAATGACATTCCATGTCAGAGTCGGTTCGACCGGCATGAGTCCCGAGGACGTTGCAGAAAACATTGACGCTATCATGAAGAAGGTTGAGTCCAGTCTTGCGAGTGGATCTATGAACGTACGCTCGGTTTATGTAAAGACATCCATGGGCCCTGCAGTGAGGTTGATATAA
- a CDS encoding 50S ribosomal protein L10 yields the protein MPLYTTHLPQWKKDEVGKIKELSEQYKLTGLVDLHGIPAKQLQEMRRDLRGSAVLKMTRNTLIEHAFSQLGGDISEINSYIDGQSALIYTNENPFKLYKKLKETMTKMVAKPGDIAPEDISVSKGPTAFPPGPIVGQLQQAGIPAAIESGKVVIRENKTVVKAGEEISAKMADVLAKLDVRPIDVGLNLQIACYEGTFFEPKTLDIDENKYFNNVVLAAQQAFNLSVNAAYPTKTTAGAIIGKAVREARNLGVEAAVYEKDVVEMIIGRAQREMLALRAIVE from the coding sequence ATGCCGTTATATACGACACACCTTCCGCAGTGGAAAAAGGATGAAGTTGGAAAGATCAAAGAACTCTCTGAGCAGTATAAACTGACAGGTCTTGTAGACCTTCACGGTATTCCCGCAAAACAGCTGCAGGAGATGCGCCGCGACCTGAGAGGCTCGGCAGTCCTGAAGATGACGAGAAATACTCTTATTGAGCATGCATTCAGCCAGCTCGGCGGAGACATTTCGGAAATCAACTCATATATCGACGGCCAGAGTGCTTTGATCTACACGAATGAAAACCCCTTCAAGCTTTACAAGAAGCTTAAGGAGACCATGACCAAGATGGTTGCAAAGCCCGGCGACATCGCACCGGAGGATATTTCCGTATCCAAGGGACCGACAGCGTTTCCGCCCGGACCAATCGTCGGTCAGCTTCAGCAGGCAGGAATCCCTGCAGCTATCGAAAGCGGAAAGGTCGTCATTCGTGAAAACAAAACTGTGGTAAAGGCGGGTGAAGAGATCAGCGCCAAGATGGCGGATGTTCTCGCAAAACTCGACGTCAGACCTATCGACGTCGGTTTGAACCTCCAAATCGCGTGTTATGAAGGCACATTCTTTGAGCCGAAAACACTGGACATTGATGAGAACAAGTACTTCAACAATGTTGTCCTTGCAGCTCAGCAGGCATTCAACCTGTCTGTTAATGCAGCATATCCGACCAAGACAACAGCCGGCGCAATCATAGGAAAGGCTGTCCGCGAGGCCAGAAACCTCGGAGTAGAGGCAGCGGTCTATGAAAAGGACGTTGTCGAAATGATCATCGGACGTGCACAGAGAGAGATGCTTGCACTCAGGGCAATTGTTGAATAA
- the rpl12p gene encoding 50S ribosomal protein P1: protein MEYIYAALILHSAGKEINEEAVSAVLTAAGIAVDDSRVKALIAALDGVDIAEAIEKSAVAAVAAAPVAAAPAAEAAPAQEEAAEEEEKADEEGGMAGLGALFG, encoded by the coding sequence ATGGAGTACATCTACGCAGCACTTATTCTGCACAGCGCAGGAAAGGAAATTAATGAAGAGGCTGTCTCAGCAGTTCTGACAGCCGCAGGTATAGCAGTCGACGACAGCAGGGTCAAAGCTCTTATCGCAGCTCTTGACGGAGTTGACATTGCAGAGGCAATCGAGAAATCCGCAGTAGCAGCAGTAGCAGCAGCACCTGTAGCGGCAGCACCCGCAGCAGAAGCAGCACCTGCTCAGGAAGAGGCAGCAGAGGAAGAAGAGAAAGCTGACGAGGAAGGCGGAATGGCCGGTCTCGGAGCACTCTTCGGCTAA